ACTGTACCATACTGACGAAGGTGTGGCGACAATTACAATCAACCGTCCTAAGAAACTGAATGCGCTTAATTCTACTGTTGTTTTTCGAATGCGCGAGTTATTCGAACAGGCAGAAAATGATGACGAAATTAGGGCTGTTGTGCTAACCGGAGCTGGCGAGAAAGCGTTTGCAGCCGGTGCGGATATTAGTGAATTCCAAGGTAGGAATTCCGAGACTGTTCGAGAGCTAGCGGAAAACGGTCAAGAACTTTGTACATATATCGAATCAATGAGCAAACCTGTCATTGCGGCAGTAAATGGGTTTGCTCTTGGCGGTGGCTGTGAAATCGCGATGGCTTGTGATATCCGATATGCTTCGGAGAACGCGAAGTTTGGTCAACCGGAGATCAATCTTGGGATTATTCCAGGATTTGGTGGCACTGTTCGATTACCTCGCCTTATCGGGCTTGGACTTTCTAAAGAGATGATTTTCACAGGAGACCACATTGATGCAGGTCATGCTTGCTCACATGGACTTGTGAATATGCTTTTCGATTCTGTCACTCAGGTCAAGGAGGAGGCAAAGGCCATGGCCCAAAAGCTAGCAAAGAAACCTGGTGTGGCAATTGACCTTGCGAAGCGGTCGCTGAACCGAGCATGGACAGACCCACTAGATAAAAATCTTGAATTCGAGAAGGATGCATTCTGCAAGACTTTCGACACCAAGGATCAAGAAGAAGGGGTAGACGCTTTTCTATCAAAGCGGAAACCAGAATTTCAGCACGAATAGCAGTTCGTATTCTGATTGCTGTTACTGAGGGGATTCAGCTCGAAGAGTCCCCTCTTCAGATCTACTAAGCAGCCCCTTGGCCTTCAGGGATTCGATATGTTTCTGCAACATGAATTCCTCGAAAACTAGAAAGAGATCTCTGGGTATTCGAGGGTAGATTGTGGGCCTATTAGCCAGTTTCTGAACTGTATCGTAACCCTTCGATACCAATCTCAATATTTCATTGTCGCGCTCATCTATTTTATTGAGGTAGAGTTTTAGTTTGTGCTCTATGTTTTTACTGATTGGTTTCTGTAAGTGACCGCTTACTACCATCTTTGGCTTGATTCGTCGTATACGTCTGATTGATGCTCTGAATTCATCAACATCACTTACTTCGTTGCCGTACCACGGTCCAAAACCAGTCAAGTCAATATCTACTAGCATTAACTTTTCGTAGCCGCCAAGCCCAAAGCATGTGTGATCAATAGTATGCCCCGGTGTATGGAGTGGTATTATTTGTGTTTCGCCGCAGTTGATAGGTGTGTCGTCTGTAAAATGGCCGGTAACGTTGTATTCTCTCGTTACGTGGGGTAGTCTCTGTTTCAAGAATCGAGCCCAATCCTCATAGAATCTATGCCCGTCTATGCCATAGTAATTGACCATCCCCTCAAACGTTTGTACTCCTTTGTCTGCCAGTTTGTGACAGATTACTTCGCAATTCGTAATTTCATGAATGTGATTGGCATACCCTTTGTGGTCGATATGGAAATGGCTGAGAACTATTCTATCAAGATCTTCGATTGCATAATCTAATACCGCAAGACCTTGCTTGATGTTGTTGAGGGATGCACCGGCATCGATTAGCGTCAAAATCTCATCATCAACAAGAACACAGTTTGCTTCGGGAAAGCGGGACCGATTGTCTCCTCTAATCAAGTAGAAATGGTCTGCAATCTTCGTCATGACTACTTTATCATTCATTTTACTTTCTGCCATTTCTACCCCTCATAATACTACTGGCGAAGGAGTCTTATGGTACTTCTACACCAAGCAATATGTTCTCTAACATGGGTGATTGTATG
The nucleotide sequence above comes from Candidatus Thorarchaeota archaeon. Encoded proteins:
- a CDS encoding enoyl-CoA hydratase/isomerase family protein — its product is MSDEDVLYHTDEGVATITINRPKKLNALNSTVVFRMRELFEQAENDDEIRAVVLTGAGEKAFAAGADISEFQGRNSETVRELAENGQELCTYIESMSKPVIAAVNGFALGGGCEIAMACDIRYASENAKFGQPEINLGIIPGFGGTVRLPRLIGLGLSKEMIFTGDHIDAGHACSHGLVNMLFDSVTQVKEEAKAMAQKLAKKPGVAIDLAKRSLNRAWTDPLDKNLEFEKDAFCKTFDTKDQEEGVDAFLSKRKPEFQHE
- a CDS encoding MBL fold metallo-hydrolase, coding for MAESKMNDKVVMTKIADHFYLIRGDNRSRFPEANCVLVDDEILTLIDAGASLNNIKQGLAVLDYAIEDLDRIVLSHFHIDHKGYANHIHEITNCEVICHKLADKGVQTFEGMVNYYGIDGHRFYEDWARFLKQRLPHVTREYNVTGHFTDDTPINCGETQIIPLHTPGHTIDHTCFGLGGYEKLMLVDIDLTGFGPWYGNEVSDVDEFRASIRRIRRIKPKMVVSGHLQKPISKNIEHKLKLYLNKIDERDNEILRLVSKGYDTVQKLANRPTIYPRIPRDLFLVFEEFMLQKHIESLKAKGLLSRSEEGTLRAESPQ